The following coding sequences lie in one Glycine max cultivar Williams 82 chromosome 19, Glycine_max_v4.0, whole genome shotgun sequence genomic window:
- the LOC100775991 gene encoding protein PIR isoform X2 produces MASVLYTYRSCVKALPQLPDSMKQSQADLYLETYQVLDLEMSRLREIQRWQASASSKLAADMQRFSRPERRINGPTISHLWSMLKLLDVLVQLDHLKNAKASIPNDFSWYKRTFTQVSGQWQDTDSMREELDDLQIFLSTRWAILLNLHVEMFRVNNVEDILQVLIVFVVESLELDFALLFPERHVLLRVLPVLVVLVTSSEKDSESLYKRVKINRLINIFKNEAVIPAFPDLHLSPAAIVKELSTYFPKFSSQTRLLTLPAPHELPPREAQEYQRHYLIINHIGAIRAEHDDFVIRFASAMNQLLLLKSTDGSDVEWSKEVKGNMYDMIVEGFQLLSRWTARIWEQCAWKFSRPCKDASPSFSDYEKVVRYNYSAEERKALVELVSYIKSVGSMMQRCDTLVADALWETIHSEVQDFVQNTLATMLRTTFRKKKDLSRILSDMRTLSADWMANTNKSESELQSSQHGGEESKANIFYPRAVAPTAAQVHCLQFLIYEVVSGGNLRRPGGLFGNSGSEIPVNDLKQLETFFYKLGFFLHILDYSATVATLTDLGFLWFREFYLESSRVIQFPIECSLPWMLVDCVLESPNSGLLESVLMPFDIYNDSAQQALVLLKQRFLYDEIEAEVDHCFDIFVTKLCETIFTYYKSWAACELLDPSFLFASDNAEKYAVQPIRLNMLLKMTRVKLLGRMINLRSLITERMNKVFRENIEFLFDRFECQDLCAIVELEKLLDVLKHSHELLSRDLSVDSFSLMLNEMQENISLVSFSSRLASQIWSEMHSDFLPNFILCNTTQRFIRSSRTVPVQKPSVPSSKPSFYCGTQDLNSAHQSFARLHSGFFGTPHMFSIVRLLGSRSLPWLIRALLDHISNKITLLEPMITGLQDSLPKSIGLLPFDGGVTGCVRLVKEHLNWETKSELKAEVLHGIKEIGSVLYWMGLLDIVLREKDSMDFMQTAPWLGLLPGADGQIVTSQDGGDSPVVSLFKSTAAAMVSYPGCPSPTSFHIMSKQAEAADLLYKANLNTGSVLEYALAFASAALDKYCNKWSAAPKTGFIDITISKDFYRIYSGLQIGYLEESAQVPSNSHERLGDSIAWGGCTIIYLLGQQLHFELFDFSYQILNIAEVEAASVMQTHKNSQFAVQGWEALLEAMKKARRLNNHVFSMLKARCPLEEKTACAIKQSGAPIHRIKFDNTVSAFETLPQKGS; encoded by the exons GACTTTCACACAAGTCAGTGGTCAGTGGCAAGACACTGATTCAATGAGGGAGGAATTAGATGATTTGCAG ATTTTCTTGAGCACAAGATGGgctattttgttgaatttgcaTGTTGAGATGTTCCGTGTGAACAA TGTAGAGGACATTCTTCAAGTTCTTATAGTCTTTGTTGTAGAGTCTTTAGAATTGGACTTTGCACTTCTCTTTCCAGAGCGCCACGTTCTTTTGCGTGTTTTGCCTGTTCTTGTTGTCCTAGTGACATCATCAGAGAAAGACAGTGAGTCTCTGTACAAGAGGGTGAAAATCAACAGACTGATCAATATATTTAAG AATGAAGCAGTCATTCCTGCATTTCCAGATCTGCATTTGTCTCCTGCTGCTATAGTGAAGGAATTATCAACATACTTTCCAAAATTTTCTTCCCAAACTCGCCTTCTCACCCTTCCAGCACCTCATGAGCTTCCACCTCGTGAAGCACAAGA ATATCAGAGACATTATCTGATCATCAATCATATTGGAGCCATCCGTGCGGAGCATGATGATTTTGTTATTCGTTTTGCTTCTGCAATGAATCAG CTGTTACTGTTGAAGTCAACTGATGGTTCTGATGTTGAATGGAGCAAAGAAGTCAAGGGGAACATGTATGATATGATTGTTGAAGGTTTTCAGCTATTAAGCAGATGGACTGCACGCATATGGGAACAATGTGCTTGGAAATTTTCTCGACCATGCAAAGATGCATCCCCATCATTCTCTGATTATGAAAAG GTAGTACGATATAATTACAGTGCAGAGGAAAGGAAAGCACTGGTTGAACTTGTGAGCTACATAAAGAGTGTTGGATCTATGATGCAGCGGTGTGATACACTGGTTGCTGATGCTTTATGGGAAACAATACATTCTGAGGTACAAGATTTTGTCCAAAACACATTAGCTACTATGTTGCGGACTACCTTCAGAAAGAAGAAGGACCTCTCTAG GATTCTTTCAGATATGCGGACCCTTTCAGCTGATTGGATGGCTAATACAAACAAGTCAGAATCTGAGTTACAGTCCTCTCAGCATGGAGGTGAAGAAAGCAAagcaaacatattttatccaaGAGCAGTTGCCCCAACTGCTGCTCAG GTGCACTGCTTGCAGTTCTTAATATATGAGGTGGTTTCTGGTGGTAACCTTAGGAGGCCAGGTGGACTCTTCGGCAATAGTGGCTCAGAAATTCCAGTTAATGATTTAAAACAGCTGGAGACATTTTTTTACAAGCTTGGTTTTTTCCTTCATATTTTAGACTACTCAG CAACTGTTGCAACATTGACAGATCTTGGTTTCTTATGGTTTAGAGAATTCTATTTAGAGTCTTCACGAGTCATTCAG TTTCCAATTGAATGCTCCCTTCCTTGGATGTTGGTGGATTGTGTACTTGAGTCACCGAATTCTGGTCTTCTCGAGAGTGTTCTAATGCCATTTGACATCTATAATGATTCAGCTCAGCAAGCCTTGGTGTTGCTGAAGCAACGGTTTTTATACGATGAAATTGAGGCTGAG GTGGATCATTGTTTTGATatatttgttacaaaattatGTGAAACCATTTTCACATATTACAAAAGTTGGGCGGCATG TGAATTGCTTGATCCTTCATTCCTCTTTGCTTCGGACAATGCAGAAAAGTATGCCGTGCAACCCATAAGGCTCAATATGCTGCTTAAAATGACTAGAGTGAAG CTGCTTGGAAGGATGATTAATTTGCGAAGTTTGATCACTGAACGGATGAACAAGGTTTTCCGTGAAAATATTGAGTTTTTATTTGATCGTTTTGAGTGTCAGGATCTGTGTGCCATAGTG GAATTAGAGAAGTTGTTGGATGTCTTAAAACATTCCCATGAACTACTGTCTAGAGATCTTTCTGTAGACTCTTTTAGTCTCATGTTGAATGAGATGCAAGAGAACATTTCCCTTGTATCATTTTCTAGTCGATTGGCCTCACAG ATTTGGTCTGAGATGCATAGTGATTTTTTGCCAAATTTCATTCTCTGCAATACTACTCAACGTTTTATCAGATCATCAAGAACGGTTCCTGTTCAAAAGCCATCTGTACCCTCTTCTAAGCCTAGTTTCTATTGTGGTACTCAA GATTTGAATTCTGCCCATCAAAGTTTTGCACGACTGCATAGTGGATTCTTTGGAACACCTCACATGTTTTCTATTGTTCGACTTCTGGGATCCCGATCATTACCTTGGCTTATTAGAGCTCTTCTTGATCACATATCAAACAAG ATTACTTTGCTTGAACCAATGATTACAGGATTACAAGATTCTTTGCCAAAATCAATTGGGCTTCTTCCTTTCGATGGAGGTGTGACAG GTTGTGTGAGACTCGTTAAGGAGCATCTTAACTGGGAGACAAAATCAGAACTGAAAGCTGAGGTTCTTCATGGCATAAAAGAGATTGGAAGTGTATTATATTGGATGGGGCTTCTAGATATTGTGTTG AGAGAAAAGGATTCTATGGATTTCATGCAAACTGCTCCCTGGCTGGGCTTGCTTCCTGGAGCAGATGGTCAAATAGTAACTTCTCAAGATGGTGGAGACAGCCCTGTTGTTAGTTTGTTTAAATCAACAGCTGCTGCAATGGTTTCATACCCTGGCTGTCCATCACCTACCTCTTTCCACATTATGTCAAAACAAGCAGAAGCTGCAG ATCTTTTATACAAGGCTAACTTGAACACTGGAAGTGTGCTGGAGTATGCACTTGCTTTCGCTAGTGCTGCGTTGGATAAATATTGTAATAAATGGAGTGCTGCACCCAAAACGGGCTTCATTGACATCACAATTTCTAAAGATTTCTATCGAATATACAGTGGTCTCCAAATT GGATACTTGGAAGAATCTGCCCAAGTGCCATCAAATAGTCATGAAAGGCTGGGAGATTCAATTGCTTGGGGGGGCTGCACTATAATttatttgcttgggcagcagcTGCATTTTGAGCTGTTTGACTTTTCATATCAGATCCTCAATATCGCAGAAGTGGAGGCTGCATCTGTTATGCAAACACATAAGAACTCACAATTTGCCGTGCAG gGATGGGAAGCCTTATTGGAAGCAATGAAAAAAGCAAGGAGATTAAATAACCATGTATTTTCTATGCTTAAAGCACGTTGCCCCCTTGAAGAAAAGACAGCTTGTGCTATTAAGCAAAGTGGTGCTCCAATACATCGTATAAAATTTGATAACACAGTTTCAGCATTTGAAACACTGCCGCAGAAAGGTTCTTAA